In Chryseobacterium sp., the genomic window ATATGCTCAGGGAACGCCTGTAACAGCACAGACCAATACATTTACATTAAGTTCTTCAGGAGGTTCATCCCAAGCTACCTGTACTGTCCCGGTTTCCGTACAGCCAGATATAGCAGGATATGCTTTAAATTGTTCATCTATTGAAGTAAATGGGACATATTTAAAAGGAACTACATTCACTTCATCAAATAATATTACAGTCAATGTAAATGTAAGTTCTATTGGTTCTTACAGCATTTCTACAGGTACGGTTAATGGGGTTAGCTTTTCTGCTTCAGGGGTATTTTCAACCACGGGAACACAGACCATTACATTAGCAGGCAACGGAATACCTACTGTAAATAATGACTTCACAGTAACGGTTACTTCTAATACTATTTCTGGTAATGCATCCTGTACAGCAACGATTCCGGTAGTACTTCCGGCAATGACCTATGCAATTATAGGAAACGGAGATTATTCTTGGAACTCGACTCAACGCACAACAGCTTTAGCATCATCATCAAACTTTGGAACCAACGGAAAGGTCAAAATAGCAGGATTGACAAAGTTATGGACTGCTACCAATGCTAGAGATGCAGTTACAAATTTGTCCAGCAGTACAAAGCCTGATATAATTTTATATTTTGCTTGGGGTGCGAATACTAATACTGTTTTATCATCGGTTTTGGCGTCTTATATTAATCAAGGGGGATGCCTTTTATTTGGTTCGGCAGACAATACAAGTTGGGCAGTTCAGGTATTACTGAATGGGATTTATGGCGCAGGTGCTCCACAAGCAAGTAATAATAGTAGTAATCAAAACGACTACCTGCTCAAAGCGATAGCGTCAGACCCTATTATAAATGGTCCATTTGGAAATCTTTCTGGTAAATATTGGGGAGAAGACAATTCAGGAAGTGTTTTTGTAAGTAATTTTCCTTCAACTGCAGTACAATTAGCATCTGCAAATAACCCATACTCTAACAGATCTATTAACCCGGATGTTTCTATAATTTGGTATGATGACAATAAGAATTTTGCATACATAGGAGACTCAGTTGCATCTGCTTGGGATACAAATACTTTTAATACGGGTTGGGCTTCTATTTATAAACAGGCTACCAGCTCGCCAAGCTCAAAATTGTTTGGATATTGGGATTCTTCCACTGCAGGAACTGTATATGTTTATAATGCAGCATTGGAACTGAATATGGTAAACTGGTTACTAAAAAAGGCTGCAATAGCAGGTATTAATCCACATTAGAGATTCTATGAATATGGTATAATTGTTACGGTTTTCTATAGTTTTTTTTAAAAATGCTTTTTTATGAATTTTAAAGATGTCCACCTAGGACAAATGATGCAGATGAAGGTTGCAGAAAGCGGGATAGAAATATCCCGCATCTGTAATTTTTTACATTGTACAGAACAGGAAATCTGGGAAATGTATAAAGCTAAAAGCCTGGATTCAGAAATTCTTCTGAAGTGGAGCAAGCTTTTGGAATATGATTTTTTCAGGATCTATAGCCAGCATCTTATCCTGTATGCACCAATAACTTCAGAGGTTAAGAGCAATAATAAAAAATCCAGTCTGCCAAAATTCCGAAAGAATATTTATACAAAGCAGATTGTAGATTTTATTTTAGAACAGATTAGTTCCGGCAATATGACCAGAAATGAAGTAATAGAACGTTATAGGATACCCAAAACAACGCTTTACAAATGGATAAGCAAATATGAAAATAAATAAATTATAAATGGGAAACTATATAGGATTTTGATTTTATTATTTATAGATATTATGTTTTTTGTTGTATTCTGGAAAATATTTAGGATTGGCAGCGTTGTACTTTATGGAGCTTGTCTTTTGTTTTTAATAATGTCCATTTGGAGATTGAGTTTATTAAGAATCATTTTGTTGGAGATTTCGGAACATATTATTTCAGTTAAATACTGTTCACCCTTTTTTTATAGTAAAAAAGCAAGGCCTGTTCCGGAGATTCCGTTGGAAAAGATTATTACTTGTATGGAAGTAGTATAGTTTTGCTTACTAAATTCCATGAAAAAACTATATTATGGCTGGCTGATTCCTTTCCTAGTGTAGTAATAAAGAGTTTAGAACAACTAGGATACTCTAAAACTAATCGATTAGTCTGTGATTATGTTAAAATATCTCACCATGGTAGCTTAGGAAATAATAGCATAGAGTTATATCAAATGATAAAATGTAAAAATTATAGTCTAATTACAGATGGCTATAATCGTCACGGATTACCTGCAAAAGCTAGTTTAGTACAAATCCTCAAAGAAACATCGATGATCATTATAAATTTCACCTAACTTGTAAAGATGAAAATTTAGTGAAAATATTCGAGGTAGATGGAGATGATATCTGGCAAAAGTTAAATTTTGAATTTATTTATCCTCAAAAAGACACTTGTTTTGAGATCGTGTTTTAGGTAAGAAATAACTCAATTTGAATATAAAATAAAAGTTTATTGGGGTTAGAGTTGTTAGGATTTCGAAATTTACTTATAAGACTAAGATTTATGGCAAGTTCGTAGGATTTTTAAACAATTCGATAAAATTTGCCCTATTTAATGCTTTCCAAGAAGGGTAATAATAGCAGTAAGTATTTGACAGCAAGCCCTCTATCCCCACTAAAAAACCACTGAAATATCCAGTGGTTTTTATTTATCCGTCTACTGACGAGCTGCTGTTCTTTTTAAACCATTCAATATAAGCATCTACTGCCTTTTGAAGAAAGGCTTTGGTATCCTGGTCTTTTAAATTTCCGGTTTCATCCCATACCTTATCGATATGCGGGAGATAAACCTCCGGCTGCTGCATGGCAGGAACATTGAGAAAAACAAGACTTTGCCTTACATGGTGATTCGCTCCGAAAGCAGAAAGGTTTCCGGGGGAATTACTGAATACCGCACCGGGCTTTCCGTTCCAGACACTTTTTCCGGCAGGCCTTGAACCAATATCCAGGGCGTTTTTAAGAGCTGCAGGAACAGATCTGTTATGTTCCGGAGTAACAAAGATCACCCCGTCTGTATTCCTTATCTCATCTCTGAATTTGACATAAGATTCAGGAACAGTATGATCATCATCAAAATCCTGATTGTATACCGGTAAGTTTTCAATGGAAATCATTTTAAAATCAAAACCCTCAGGAGCCATGGAAACCAATGCCTTCGCTATTTTTTTCGAGAAAGACTCTTTCCGTAAGCTTCCCGCGATAAGTCCGATTACCTTATTCATAATAATAGTATTTAAGTGATTATACTATGATCAACAGCAAAAACAATGCGGAAATAGTCTGCACGTATGATTTGATAATAACTCCCACAATTTCCATACGTTAAGATAAATACCTAATTTTAGCAAAAATAAAATTATGTCCATAACAAATGAATATGAACTAACCGGCATGCAGAAAGTAAGTGAAGCGGTTGCCTATACTTTAAAGGAGATGATTCAGTACGCCCAGCCAGGCATGACCACCAAAGACCTTGATGAGTATGGAGCAAAGATACTTGCCGGTTTCGGTGCAAAATCTGCACCCCATCTGACCTATGGATTTCCTGGATGGACCTGCATCAGTGTTGATAACGAATTCTGCCATGGTATTCCTACAGAGAAAAGGGTTTTGAAAGAAGGAGACCTGATCAATATAGATGTTTCGGCGGAGCTTAATGGTTTCTGGGCGGATAACGGCGGATCTTTTATCGTTGGAAAAGATATCAACGGACATCAGAAATTAGTAGATGCCTCCAAAGATATTTTGCAAAAGGCAATCCGTACTATTAAAGGAGGGGTAAAAATAGCGGATATCGGATATCTTATGGAAACCGAAGCTAAAAA contains:
- a CDS encoding transposase, with translation MNFKDVHLGQMMQMKVAESGIEISRICNFLHCTEQEIWEMYKAKSLDSEILLKWSKLLEYDFFRIYSQHLILYAPITSEVKSNNKKSSLPKFRKNIYTKQIVDFILEQISSGNMTRNEVIERYRIPKTTLYKWISKYENK
- a CDS encoding NADPH-dependent FMN reductase — translated: MNKVIGLIAGSLRKESFSKKIAKALVSMAPEGFDFKMISIENLPVYNQDFDDDHTVPESYVKFRDEIRNTDGVIFVTPEHNRSVPAALKNALDIGSRPAGKSVWNGKPGAVFSNSPGNLSAFGANHHVRQSLVFLNVPAMQQPEVYLPHIDKVWDETGNLKDQDTKAFLQKAVDAYIEWFKKNSSSSVDG
- the map gene encoding type I methionyl aminopeptidase, which gives rise to MSITNEYELTGMQKVSEAVAYTLKEMIQYAQPGMTTKDLDEYGAKILAGFGAKSAPHLTYGFPGWTCISVDNEFCHGIPTEKRVLKEGDLINIDVSAELNGFWADNGGSFIVGKDINGHQKLVDASKDILQKAIRTIKGGVKIADIGYLMETEAKKRGFKVIKNLGGHGVGRSLHEEPDELLNYKNRFDNRRFKKNSVVAIETFISTSSQLAVELNDGWTMVGNKGGYMAQHEHTILITDGEPVILTQMNEILN